One region of Natronolimnobius baerhuensis genomic DNA includes:
- a CDS encoding FAD-dependent oxidoreductase — MVIQTDVLVIGGGATGAGTARDLALRGLDVTLVDRGGLAAGTSSRSHGLCHSGARYAESDRHGAEECLRERRILGDIAGACVRDTGGLFVELEGDDPDYFDTKRDACEEIGIPTTELTGEEARERVPDLSPAVRRALEVPDGVVYPSRLVAANAADAQDHGARVLTHAPVEDMHLEDGQIAAVDLGGDVAERVEPQFVVNAAGAWAGRVAAMAGADVAMQPNRGVMVSVAYDGLEPVLNRCRDPDDGDIVLPHTDEVVLGTTSVDVDDPDEYDTAEWELERVREECAEMLPPVADAEQLRTWWGVRPLYAPDEATRQSRGISRGFFLLEHDGDGVANMASIVGGKLTTYRAMAEATADLVSDRLGVEEPCRTAERTLPGADDPDQLDAYVAEFDGSGPADADVVSLERTY, encoded by the coding sequence ATGGTGATTCAGACGGATGTCCTCGTTATCGGCGGCGGGGCGACGGGTGCCGGAACCGCACGTGACCTCGCGCTGCGCGGCCTCGACGTAACCCTCGTCGACCGCGGCGGACTCGCCGCGGGCACCTCGAGTCGTTCCCACGGCCTCTGCCACAGCGGCGCGCGGTATGCCGAAAGCGACCGGCACGGTGCCGAGGAGTGTCTTCGCGAACGCCGGATTCTCGGCGACATCGCCGGCGCGTGCGTTCGCGACACCGGCGGCCTGTTCGTCGAACTCGAGGGGGACGACCCAGACTACTTCGACACCAAACGCGACGCCTGCGAGGAGATCGGAATCCCGACGACGGAACTGACGGGCGAGGAAGCCCGCGAGCGAGTGCCGGATCTCTCGCCGGCAGTGAGACGCGCACTCGAGGTGCCGGACGGCGTCGTCTACCCGTCGCGACTCGTCGCCGCGAACGCTGCGGACGCGCAGGATCACGGCGCGCGAGTGCTCACGCACGCGCCGGTCGAAGACATGCATCTCGAGGATGGCCAAATCGCTGCGGTCGACCTCGGCGGGGACGTGGCCGAGCGCGTCGAACCGCAGTTCGTCGTCAACGCCGCCGGCGCGTGGGCTGGCCGCGTTGCCGCGATGGCGGGCGCGGACGTCGCAATGCAGCCAAATCGCGGCGTGATGGTCTCCGTCGCGTACGACGGCCTCGAGCCGGTTCTCAACCGGTGTCGCGACCCCGACGACGGCGATATTGTCCTCCCGCACACGGACGAAGTCGTCCTCGGCACGACGAGCGTCGACGTGGACGACCCCGACGAGTACGATACGGCCGAGTGGGAACTCGAGCGCGTCCGCGAGGAGTGTGCCGAAATGCTGCCGCCGGTCGCCGACGCCGAACAGCTCCGAACGTGGTGGGGTGTCCGCCCACTGTACGCGCCCGACGAGGCTACTCGCCAGTCACGCGGGATCTCGCGCGGATTCTTCCTGCTCGAGCACGACGGCGACGGCGTCGCGAACATGGCCTCGATTGTCGGCGGCAAACTGACAACCTACCGCGCGATGGCCGAGGCGACGGCGGATTTGGTCAGTGACCGACTCGGCGTCGAGGAACCCTGTCGCACGGCCGAGCGCACACTGCCGGGTGCGGACGACCCCGATCAACTCGACGCGTACGTCGCCGAATTCGACGGGAGCGGGCCGGCGGACGCCGATGTCGTCTCGCTCGAGCGCACTTACTGA